The Dioscorea cayenensis subsp. rotundata cultivar TDr96_F1 chromosome 11, TDr96_F1_v2_PseudoChromosome.rev07_lg8_w22 25.fasta, whole genome shotgun sequence genomic interval gagatggagaaggcATAGGAGGAAACATATAGGAAAAATTAGTTTGAGCTCTGTCAATACCACTAAAGGTGATTGATGACATGTCATAGGCTAATGATGCTTCCTCCGGTGTATCAAATGTGCCTAACCAATGTCTCTTCTTAGTATAAGGGTTTGTAATCTCTGCTGCATAACGTCCTGATTGTCTTCTTCGTACTCCTAAGTACCCTCCTGATCTTTTAGATCGTCTTCTTTGGTGACGGGATGGCCTGATGCATTGTAAGTCCGGTATGTCCATAGATATGGTAATTGTTGCAAGATTGTTCTGTATCAAAGCTATGTTATTCATATATAGTTCTAtgcaatatatatgtatttatatagttTGGTAAAACAGCTGAATTAGAGTTTTCTAGAGTAAAGGTGGTGTTGCTAGGTTGCCATACAACGGCGACTGTGGATGtacttatatttgaaatttatggttaaccttagattgcGAATCCTCATATATCTATAcgccattattattattattattattattattattattattattattattattattattattattattattattattattaaatatatatatataaatcttaaacTTGTAGTTTATATATgacttttcctttactttcatTAAGAGTATGGCATTTAacgattaaattataaatttctaacaaaaaaaaaacaaattataaatcaaaCTCATTAATTCAATATTCTCTCCTCTGTATATCAAATAAAAGTTCTTTAACACTCGAAAATGATAacatttactaatatatttccATGATGTTTaagaatatttatatgttttaagaagaagaattgagaaaggggaaaggggaaaaagaaagatttcaagatcaataataataaataaataggcatgaatcaaatcaattcttTCCCAAGATTAATATCAGCATTTTGgtaaattcttttctttcttgcagtactacccaaaaaaaaaaaaaccttttgtaTTTGGAAACATTGCTTCCCTTGTCtttcttcattcattttttctattttcttcgGTTTGGTTGAAACATTGGAAATTTGAATGGATATCATAAGTCAACTGTGGAGGATATGGTTTAGCTTTATAGAGGATAAATCAATATTTGTGTGTTATCAAAGCCTTTATTCTGTCTTGGACTGTGAGTTCTTGCAATAATTGAAACAACATAAATTTGCAGGAATGTGAAACTTTGTGAAATATTTAGGAGGGGGAAAACATAATGATTAATAATGGAATATTGGACAACATtgtagttaattaaaaaatattgagcATGATAAGATGAATATGTGGTTCATatgatttagtattttttaatatttaaggcATATGCTATGTTTCAGGTGATAATGATTATAATCAAACAAAGATAGAatataattagaattttttaaagacatatatatatatatatatatatatatatatatatatatatatatatatatatatatatatatatatatatatatatatatatatatatatatatatacttttattatgAAATGGTCTTAATGatttaatatatcattttatgcCAGTGTTAAATTGGCATTAAGTATTTAGGGAGCAGATAGGCTTGAGAGTTAGATTTTGTTAGTTTAATTCGTATCTCTTGATATCATTTTTCccttatttaaaaattgttatataataatattattatagtagaatatatattatattattttagggCTAGGTTTTAAATCCCTTAGCCTGATTCATATCTATTGATAGGATGGTTTTTGTATCTCTTGATAGTGACgtgaatatgattttttttttcttatttcaaatGTTTCAATCATATCTTTTTTGTTTAGATGCGGATGAAAGTGGTAGAATACATGActgatataatattattattatggtgaaatatatattatataattttaggcCTAGATCTAAAATCTCTTAACTTGATTCGCATATCTTGAAAGGatggtttttatttcatattttaaatcatttgtaGCATATATTTTGTTCAAATGTGACATTAATTGATTAGGAAGGAATTATGACATAGGTTTAGATTCCtttagtttgatttttatttctttgatggatgtttttattcttatttaaagatgttggatttttttttagaatcagATGAAAGAGGCAAAATTTATGAGTGAGATACTACTATTATCAtgtaatatatatcatttagtttatttatgtttagtGTGTAAGCGGATGAAAGATCAAACataatatacttatatataaatgaagGAAAATATAGAAATCATATTATAATATAGCAAAGCATAATGCCACAATTCTTTAACCTCCATCCATTGAAGGATAAAATAACATTAGTCATTAATTCAAGTTTATATTAGTTTTTGATAGTTATTATAATAGAATGCACAATCCCGcatttcatttcatattttgtatCATAACAAAGATCTATACattttttgcttaatttttcTTCACTTCCATTGATTCCTCTGTTTCTTTGCTATTGTGGACTTCAATGCATAGATAAGACTTTCAAATCTTCTTGATGACTCAAGGTCATTATTTTACAGCTTCTTGCTTGTTTCATCAATTATTGGCGTGGATTACTCACTTGAATTAGTCTCATAGTTGCCATATAGCCTTTTCCATTAAAGTCATCCCATGTAAAAAATCCAGCTTTGCATTCATAAAATTCTATGGTGACACATCTTTAATTGCTTGTTGTGATGAACACGATTAAACTAACTTCTGTTATCATGCTGATTTAAAACACTTTTGTTTTGAGATATATACATTGCGCAAACCGAAATCCCAAGTTCCATGTTTGCCATTAGTGCATATTTATCAAGGTTATTTACATATCTCAGATTATCACTTACAATCATAATAGCCCTCATAACatgattattttgtataataattattaaaattatctccaaaatAAGTTAGATTTAATATGTACCTGATTATATACTCAGGGTTGTAGGCCCGTGTTTGTAGCAAGAATAACATATTACGATTAATGTccttttattacaaaaattaaaaggttATAAAAAACCGACCATTAGATGTCGATCTTCTCGACCCACATCCACTTGAACATATTTactatacattttaaaaataattagtaattattattactttagAAAAAGGAAtgtatatttatcaatttagtTAACAAAATTAGCAATCATTCTTTAGAAAAATATAGCTTAAACTTCAAGAGATGGGTTTTTACTTACTATTGTTGATGGGTGATTGACCCAATTGATCGATTGTTGCATATTCGACAATGAGATCATTTGCCAGAAAAGTGACTAGGGTCTTGTATagataataaatttgattttcaagtctaattttatttcataacaataaataactaatttttagtATAGAAATCAAATTGAGATTTTCTCTTTCCCAAATTATTAAGTAGTAGGCTTAATtctctaataatttttattacagTAATCTCACTAGATTTACATAGATTACAGTTCTTTGATAGAAGCCAAAATATAATtcctattaaataatttaatattgtaATTGTTCGTTAAATATTTATGCATactaataattttgtattataacATTTGTATAACGGAATATTAAGACAACATAATGATAAAGTATAGGTCTTGACTTCATTTGCAGATTCATGATCATTTAATTGAGAAAGCAAGATTCCCATATAAGTTATCTAGATTCATtacatgttttaaaattattggaGGTGAATTATATATCAAATGTATAAAAGCATAATTGAGTTGTATATTCTCGATTTGCTCTTTTAAAGTTTGAATTCCTTACTCCACCATTACCATCAAACTAATTGGGCGTAGGAAAGGTGGTGTTGTTGGTTTTGTGGAGGAAGAGAAATAAGCCCTTGTTTGCAACACATGTAAATTTCTGGGTTGAAGTAGATTTAGATAGATCAATTCTTTCATCCTTACCACATGAATGCATTGCAAAATAAAGCATTTCAGTCGTCCACCAAAGTATAGCGTGTTAAAATATGGTTCCTATTATAATCATCAAAAGAATAACAATCTATATAACTATGTATGTAAGAGATTTGTAATTGTGAATTTTAGAAAATTGAAAGTACTTGAATTGTGAACgtggttatttaaaaaataacaataataggaATACGGGGAATAACTAAAGTAGTGGAAGACTTACTTTTATGTCGAGTGTTTGGAATAGCACTAGGATCATTTGTGTTAATATGATTGGACGAAGCGATTGACATTAAGTGATCAATAGAAACATTTTCACTGTTGCTCATTAGTAGGACCAGTTCAAAGAGTCCAAATGCACATTTTGGTCTACACGGTGAAGCATTGATGATATTAGAATAgagttcattatttttattggaatgGCCGATAAAACCACTATCAAGCTACTATGTGAACTCGATGCAGTGTAGACTCAACATCGAGCTTCATAATTAGCATCAAGATTGACAGTAATGTGCGAGATATGAGTATTCATTGGTTTATTAGCACTTCTAAGCACacttttaattacttttttatttttattatgcattcTTTTAGCCTTTATAATATCCATCCGCCAGTATGAGGTTGTGTCACATGACCATCGACTGTATCACGGGtaacaaaatcaatatttttgtaatgtagGATTCGAGTTTAATCTTTTGTGATAATGTATGAATGGCTAAACACGCTTACGTAGTAAGATGATCGccgaataaataaaaataatacagaGATTTAGTATGATACCAACTCTAAAGCGATATCAATATCTTATAAGTATAAATTATGATGATAAGTACCTACACTCAAAAGAGCTTGCAATCATATTATAATTATCTTACCACTTCTAATCAAGCTTTTTAATCCCATAAAAATGATGCATTAAAAATCAATCTGTCAAATTTGCAAATATCAACTCCATagcataattttgattaaattattcttgattcaaatacaaaaaaattccatattaactaaatacatacataaatgcatttatctattaaatattactataaataatacaatattattaataataggactaataataataatgcaaaataatatttacaaaattgatAGTAAAAAGTATTTCACTCTCAATACTTAATGgtgttttcttattttcctgTTAAAATAATTGAGCCTTTGAGTCTATTTTCCTTTTAAgtgatttattcaattttattagcTGGGTTTTCAATAAaggaataataattttgtcataaaaaagatattatgagatacaaataaaatttgagtAAAAACCACGATGGCAAGAAAATGCACACtattataaaagtttatatatTAGTGTCAGtaattgtaaaataatattgcttgaataaacttaTAACCTATGGATTTTGAATGGAAGACAATTCTCCAAATAAATcaagttatattttaaaaatcgattatgaaataattattttttatattactaaaaACTCTTTATAATCACCAAACTTAATTAGCATTCAATCATTTGAAggttaaaaacacaaaatcattttcattgaaATGGAGTTCTTGGCTTTTAATGTAAAACTATAGATAAGTAATTGATTTATATCTGCATTCATAATCTTTAGAGgggaattaaaatattaactctTCTCAAGTAGTTCCACTTTTCTAttgtaataattgaaaatataatttcctTCCACAAATGGATACACCTTGATTTTTAGCGTTAGAACTCATGCATGGTTCTAAGCTTAGCTCAATTGGATGAATTGCCTCTTAAACTttgggttatattatttttacatctATAACTACTTGTTTTGGTTTAAGAGCCACTGGAATCTATAACTTTAGATGGAAACTTAATTATTGTTATCATGTTAGGTTTGATAATGTGTTTGTAGGCAATGATATGTAGTTTGGATGAAACCAATTATGTGTGTTCACTTTATTTTGGTGATACATTTCAAATAATAAGCAAAGAGTTAATTCACTTTGCATCGTCAAGAATAACGGtgataaatatatgtaaaatatgtaAGAATTGTTTTAATCAATCAATTGTTCTATAATTATAAAAGGaactaaataacatatttcatttttttcataatatttctaTAGAAATTATTGtgattgtaatatttataaacaatggATTTTATATTGATAGATTGtatcattttaaaataacaaatttgtcGTACATAACTTAGttactataaatattaaatgttttataaaaataataatgtctcataatAATACGAAGATCCATAAGTAACACTCTCATTCAACATTGaaccttttaaaaataatattcaaaacaaaacggACTTCTCCCTAGTTAAAACTATACAACAATTTAAAAGAGAGaaacatacaaaaatataaaataaaataaataaataaataaatatatatatatatatatataggattggAATTGTTTTATCTTCAATTGtgcatttttatatatttaaaaattatttaaatccaaatacttagaaagtttttcacgttgtttttgttatttgtaaaaataaaaatttagaaaacatGTAAAAATCCCTCATTGTGGGGTGATGACATTTGTCGTTTTGTGACAAAAATGTAAAAGTTCTTAGCTTttgattcttaatttttttttaaaaaaaaaacaacataagaaaACACACTATCAAAtaagttttcaatcaaacacgcttagtttttaaatattttatttattgttttatataataagAAGAGTTTTTGCCAACAATAGTTGACTgtaatgttttttcttttaaaaacatatagaaaagTAAAATAGAGTTTAGGATTAAAAAACTAATTGCATAAACTTagttataaatcaaattttaaaacttttccaTCAAAAATTGAAAACAGATATTAATACACTCGacatatacatttttatttcttatcatGTAAAAATCATGAGAGACggatattaaaatatattaaataatagttaatatgattcaaaaatttcatataatattgaTCAAATATTTAtaccataaaaaataatcttGCTTGTTTTTCCGTCTCATATTAGCCATcacatcaaattatttatcatatttaagagtgttataaacattaattatttttatattttacttcaaaacatattaatagtactaaataattctaaaataagagttttattatgatttttaaattttaacaattttataaaataattttaatatttgtatagAACTCaagtataataattaatatgacacatagaaaaatataaataaatcaaattttatgcCAAGTAATTAGTATTCTGGTTGATAAGCTTTTGGTCTCTCTCACTCTCAACTCAtttagtctatatatatatatatatatatatatatatatatatatatatatatatatatatatatatatatatatattgtatggaGAATGTGAGACAcggaaataatttaataataaataaaaaaataatgattgatGTGGCAAACTATGACATTTATGCAAACCACATCAATTGACACATATCTAATATTATCCTATCAATGTACTTGAAAAATCCAtgtaaaatcaataatatagtGAACTATGgtggaattttttattttgtttgtgaattttactaaaataaaataaaatatatgtaggAATTTTTGAGTGAttcatttt includes:
- the LOC120271568 gene encoding ethylene-responsive transcription factor LEP-like, whose amino-acid sequence is MDIPDLQCIRPSRHQRRRSKRSGGYLGVRRRQSGRYAAEITNPYTKKRHWLGTFDTPEEASLAYDMSSITFSGIDRAQTNFSYMFPPMPSPSPPIPPPPPPPPSPLPPPPPPSLEEKKEYCFEYNFDISDHDDDWINITTILQSFGQLNAFPSSLIL